Proteins from a genomic interval of Candidatus Binatia bacterium:
- a CDS encoding dipeptide epimerase, with product MALSLGIEALELPLRHPFKIARGEETVARTALIRIESEGREGIGEATPIERYGETVESVAGYFETHELAADDPYLLERLLHSGIPAAARGGLDLALHDLIGRDLGKPLYALLGLDPAASATTSFTIGIADPETTLRKLAEAGDHPILKIKLGSGTRAEQVETIAAIRERYRGVIRIDANEGWDVEDAVAILRELERYEIECCEQPVPAGSPEQLRAVRERVTIPIVADEDAMDANDLPRLYGCVDGVNVKLAKTGGIRGALAMIHTARAMGMRVMIGCMVESAIAATAAAHLSPLADWADIDGPLLIAHDPFAGVTYRDGKLVLPDAPGLGVRAVAPA from the coding sequence ATGGCGCTCTCGCTCGGCATAGAGGCACTCGAACTCCCGCTTCGGCATCCCTTCAAGATCGCGCGCGGCGAGGAGACCGTCGCGCGCACGGCATTGATCCGCATCGAATCGGAGGGCCGCGAAGGGATCGGCGAAGCGACGCCGATCGAGCGCTACGGCGAAACGGTGGAGAGCGTCGCCGGCTACTTCGAAACGCACGAACTCGCCGCCGACGATCCCTATCTGCTCGAGAGGCTGCTCCACTCCGGCATTCCGGCGGCGGCGCGCGGCGGCCTCGACCTCGCGTTGCACGACCTCATCGGCAGAGACCTCGGAAAGCCGCTCTACGCGCTGCTCGGCCTCGACCCGGCAGCATCGGCCACGACCTCGTTCACGATCGGCATCGCCGATCCTGAGACGACGCTGCGCAAGCTCGCCGAGGCGGGCGACCACCCGATTCTCAAGATCAAGCTCGGGAGCGGCACCCGCGCCGAACAGGTTGAGACGATCGCCGCGATTCGGGAGCGGTATCGCGGCGTCATCCGGATCGACGCGAACGAGGGCTGGGACGTCGAGGATGCGGTCGCGATCTTGCGCGAGCTCGAGCGTTACGAGATCGAGTGCTGCGAGCAGCCGGTTCCCGCCGGGAGCCCCGAGCAACTGCGCGCGGTTCGCGAACGCGTGACGATCCCGATCGTCGCCGACGAAGACGCGATGGACGCCAACGATCTTCCGCGCCTCTACGGCTGCGTCGACGGCGTCAACGTCAAGCTCGCGAAGACCGGCGGCATCCGCGGCGCGCTCGCAATGATCCACACGGCGCGCGCGATGGGAATGCGCGTGATGATCGGGTGCATGGTCGAGAGCGCGATCGCCGCGACCGCCGCCGCGCACCTTTCGCCGCTGGCCGACTGGGCCGATATCGACGGACCGCTGCTCATCGCGCACGATCCCTTCGCCGGCGTCACGTATCGTGACGGTAAGCTCGTGCTCCCCGACGCGCCGGGTCTCGGCGTGCGCGCCGTCGCGCCGGCATGA
- the rpiB gene encoding ribose 5-phosphate isomerase B, which yields MKIALGADHAGFEYKDRIVKILRDRGHETIDFGTHDATPVDYPQYGYAVGEAVASGQAERGIVVCGSSLGIAMAANKVPGVRCAPVTEPYSAELARRHNDANVIAFSERLTGIEMVERMLDVFLETSFDGGRHAYRVEQLFEFGDEQRARTLKDLERGEVTDAKTPQELIGVP from the coding sequence ATGAAAATCGCCCTCGGCGCCGACCACGCCGGATTCGAATACAAAGACCGCATCGTGAAGATCTTGCGCGACCGCGGCCACGAGACGATTGACTTTGGAACCCACGACGCGACGCCGGTCGACTACCCGCAGTACGGCTATGCCGTCGGCGAGGCGGTTGCGAGCGGACAGGCCGAGCGCGGCATCGTCGTCTGCGGGTCGAGCCTGGGCATCGCGATGGCCGCGAACAAAGTGCCCGGCGTCCGCTGCGCGCCGGTGACGGAGCCCTACTCGGCAGAGCTCGCGCGCCGGCATAACGACGCGAACGTCATCGCCTTCTCCGAGCGCCTGACGGGCATCGAGATGGTCGAGCGCATGCTCGACGTCTTCCTCGAGACGTCGTTCGACGGCGGCCGCCACGCCTATCGCGTCGAGCAGCTCTTCGAGTTCGGCGACGAGCAGCGCGCGCGGACGTTAAAGGACCTCGAGCGCGGTGAGGTGACCGACGCGAAGACGCCGCAGGAGCTTATCGGAGTACCGTAG
- the glyA gene encoding serine hydroxymethyltransferase: protein MTPQNVEAQDPELFAAIAGEERRQRDNLELIASENYTSRAVREAMGCVMTNKYAEGYPGKRYYGGCEWVDVAERLAIDRVKQIFGAEHANVQPHSGAQANMAVFMAVLTPGDTVLGMSLAHGGHLTHGTKVSFSGKLYNAIAYGVRKETELIDFDEVRALAREHRPKLIVAGASAYPRTMEYAPFREIADEVGAKLMVDFAHIAGLVAVGLHPSPVPLAEFVTSTTHKTLRGPRGGFVLSTSEWAQLVDKSVFPGIQGGPLMHTIAAKAVGFHEALQPEFVTYQRHVIENASVMAEEFERAGLRLVAGGTDTHLILLDVSVKGLTGKAVEAYLDEIGITVNKNAIPFDPQKPMIASGIRIGTPAITARGLRAQECREVARIMCAGLGDIESRANVERLRDRVRELTSRYDVP from the coding sequence CTGACGCCCCAGAACGTCGAAGCGCAAGACCCGGAGCTCTTCGCGGCGATCGCCGGCGAGGAGCGCCGCCAACGCGACAACCTCGAGTTGATCGCGTCGGAGAACTATACGAGCCGCGCGGTCCGCGAAGCGATGGGCTGCGTCATGACCAACAAGTACGCGGAAGGCTACCCCGGCAAGCGTTACTACGGCGGCTGCGAGTGGGTCGACGTCGCCGAGCGGCTCGCGATCGATCGCGTCAAGCAGATCTTCGGCGCGGAGCACGCCAACGTGCAGCCGCACTCGGGCGCGCAGGCGAACATGGCGGTCTTCATGGCGGTGCTGACTCCCGGCGATACGGTGCTGGGCATGTCGCTCGCGCACGGCGGCCATCTCACGCACGGCACGAAGGTCAGTTTCTCCGGCAAGCTCTACAACGCGATTGCGTACGGAGTCCGTAAGGAGACCGAGCTCATCGATTTCGACGAGGTGCGCGCGCTGGCACGCGAGCATCGCCCGAAGTTAATCGTTGCGGGCGCGAGCGCCTACCCGAGAACGATGGAGTACGCCCCGTTCCGCGAGATCGCCGATGAGGTCGGCGCGAAGCTCATGGTGGATTTCGCGCATATCGCCGGTCTCGTCGCCGTCGGCCTTCACCCGTCACCGGTTCCGCTCGCGGAGTTCGTGACGTCCACGACGCACAAGACGCTGCGCGGACCGCGCGGCGGGTTCGTGCTCAGCACGAGCGAGTGGGCGCAGCTGGTCGACAAGAGCGTCTTCCCGGGAATCCAGGGCGGACCGCTGATGCATACGATCGCCGCGAAGGCGGTCGGATTCCACGAAGCGCTGCAGCCCGAGTTCGTCACGTACCAGCGTCACGTGATCGAGAACGCGAGCGTCATGGCCGAGGAGTTCGAGCGAGCCGGCCTGCGACTCGTCGCGGGCGGCACCGACACGCATTTGATTCTGCTCGACGTCTCGGTGAAGGGCCTGACCGGCAAAGCGGTCGAGGCCTATCTCGACGAGATCGGCATCACGGTGAACAAGAACGCGATTCCGTTCGATCCGCAGAAGCCGATGATCGCCAGCGGCATCCGCATCGGAACGCCCGCGATCACCGCGCGCGGGCTGCGGGCGCAAGAGTGCCGGGAGGTCGCGCGCATTATGTGCGCGGGCCTCGGCGACATCGAATCCCGCGCCAACGTCGAGCGCCTCCGCGACCGCGTGCGGGAGCTAACGTCGCGCTACGACGTACCCTAA
- a CDS encoding TMEM175 family protein, translating to MHPDKAQHTIHRLEGFSDIVIGFCLAQLGLNLVLPRSGADMFSVWASTTFFISAFVFIAVLWWLHHRTFSTFFALTMPMVVLNFAMLCGLILTLYFLESTFRIAELGENPGRFLGLCVFSLVVVYSLVGTMLLVGLIARRAELPPDDIRWGVEQLTRLAFAILFGLCAGTYLVLSKHSITIASAAIVSVIAIIVARLLPRWLTAKTRRA from the coding sequence ATGCATCCCGACAAAGCGCAGCATACAATCCACCGCCTCGAGGGCTTTTCCGACATCGTCATCGGCTTCTGTCTCGCGCAACTCGGGCTCAACCTCGTGCTGCCCAGGAGCGGTGCCGACATGTTCAGCGTCTGGGCGAGCACGACGTTCTTCATCTCGGCATTCGTCTTCATCGCGGTGCTCTGGTGGCTGCACCACCGGACCTTCAGCACGTTCTTCGCGCTCACGATGCCGATGGTCGTCCTCAACTTCGCGATGCTCTGCGGCCTCATCCTCACGCTCTACTTCCTCGAAAGCACGTTTCGCATCGCAGAGCTGGGCGAGAATCCGGGCCGCTTTCTCGGCCTGTGCGTCTTTTCGCTCGTGGTCGTCTACTCGCTGGTGGGCACGATGCTGCTCGTGGGCCTCATCGCGCGCCGTGCGGAACTGCCGCCCGACGACATTCGGTGGGGCGTCGAACAACTGACGCGGCTCGCATTCGCGATACTCTTCGGTCTCTGCGCCGGAACCTATCTGGTGCTGAGCAAGCACTCCATCACGATCGCGTCCGCAGCGATCGTCTCCGTCATCGCCATTATCGTCGCGCGTCTGCTGCCGCGCTGGCTCACCGCAAAGACGCGGCGTGCGTAG
- a CDS encoding choice-of-anchor tandem repeat GloVer-containing protein, whose translation MDRRGACVCFAAAVLTGCGGSQSPSGAPGLGPITSETVIYSFAGGNDGAVPAAAPIVVNGAFYGTTVLGGNGGCVVVHGCGTVYAVNSSAQERVLHVFTSVPDGEAPGSLIESGGNLLGTTTYGGDAACKSTNTSGCGTIFEASPSGSESVLYSFAGNAGGAAPNSLTPFNGTIYGEAAAGGAGQCYYADLPGCGLIFEMNASGTVTTLYTFAGGKGGGSPQGGLLPFGGNLYGTTSVGGGDACNNSGGCGTVFEMTPSGSVTVLHGFGDSRRDGAIPATGLVALDGDFYGSTLSGGNSDCAYSGSGFGCGTIFEIAPSGKEKVLYNFTGGNDGEAPNGLIVVDGNLYGTTAGRGAHLCGTLFKLTPAGLLTTLYQFRGGSDGCGPGSALVDVNGTLYGTTTGGGAYGHGTLYGIPP comes from the coding sequence ATGGATCGGCGCGGCGCGTGCGTCTGCTTCGCGGCAGCGGTTCTCACGGGATGCGGTGGGTCGCAGTCGCCGAGCGGCGCCCCAGGCCTCGGCCCGATCACGAGCGAGACGGTCATCTATTCGTTCGCCGGAGGTAACGACGGCGCGGTTCCGGCCGCCGCTCCGATCGTCGTCAACGGCGCGTTCTACGGCACGACCGTTCTTGGCGGCAACGGCGGATGCGTCGTCGTGCACGGCTGCGGCACCGTTTACGCCGTGAACTCGTCTGCGCAAGAGCGCGTTCTCCACGTCTTCACCTCGGTGCCCGACGGCGAAGCGCCCGGCTCGCTCATCGAATCCGGCGGCAATCTGCTCGGCACGACGACGTACGGCGGAGACGCGGCGTGCAAATCCACCAATACGAGCGGCTGCGGAACGATCTTCGAAGCATCGCCGTCGGGATCGGAGAGCGTGCTCTACAGCTTTGCCGGCAACGCGGGCGGAGCGGCGCCGAATTCCCTCACGCCGTTCAACGGGACGATCTATGGTGAGGCCGCCGCCGGCGGAGCCGGTCAGTGCTATTACGCCGATCTTCCCGGTTGCGGACTGATCTTTGAGATGAACGCTTCCGGCACGGTAACCACGCTCTACACGTTCGCCGGCGGCAAAGGCGGTGGATCGCCGCAAGGCGGCTTGCTGCCCTTCGGCGGCAATCTCTACGGGACGACGAGCGTCGGCGGCGGCGACGCTTGCAACAACTCCGGCGGCTGCGGCACCGTCTTCGAGATGACGCCCTCCGGAAGCGTGACGGTGCTGCACGGGTTCGGAGACTCGCGCCGCGACGGCGCGATTCCGGCGACCGGCCTCGTCGCGCTCGACGGAGACTTCTACGGTTCGACGTTATCGGGAGGCAACTCCGACTGTGCGTACTCGGGATCGGGTTTCGGTTGCGGAACGATCTTCGAGATCGCTCCTTCGGGTAAGGAGAAGGTGCTCTACAATTTCACGGGCGGCAACGACGGCGAGGCACCCAACGGCCTGATCGTCGTCGACGGCAACCTTTACGGAACGACGGCCGGCAGAGGCGCGCATCTCTGCGGAACCCTCTTTAAATTGACGCCGGCCGGCCTTTTGACGACGCTCTATCAATTCCGGGGCGGCTCCGACGGCTGCGGCCCGGGCTCCGCGCTCGTCGACGTCAACGGCACCCTGTATGGAACGACGACGGGCGGCGGCGCGTACGGCCACGGGACGCTCTACGGGATCCCGCCGTAA
- a CDS encoding cytidine/deoxycytidylate deaminase family protein, translated as MRPGWDEYFMQIAQTVATRATCPRASVGCVLMREHRILTTGYNGAPRGVAHCTEVGCALVNDHCLRATHAEANAVVQGALHGVSLQHATAYCTHQPCVNCSKLLISAGVVRIVYGEPYPDAVASQLLAEAGVALVAYAALEGARG; from the coding sequence ATGCGTCCAGGCTGGGACGAGTATTTCATGCAGATCGCACAGACGGTGGCGACGCGGGCGACCTGTCCGCGCGCCTCGGTCGGCTGCGTGCTCATGCGCGAGCATCGCATTCTGACGACGGGCTACAACGGCGCGCCGCGCGGCGTCGCGCACTGCACCGAGGTAGGCTGCGCGCTCGTCAACGATCACTGCTTGCGCGCCACGCACGCCGAGGCGAACGCCGTCGTTCAGGGCGCGCTGCACGGCGTCAGCCTGCAGCACGCGACCGCGTACTGCACGCACCAACCCTGCGTCAACTGTTCGAAGCTCCTGATCAGCGCGGGCGTCGTGCGGATCGTCTACGGCGAGCCGTATCCGGACGCAGTCGCGAGCCAGCTGCTCGCCGAGGCCGGCGTCGCGCTCGTCGCCTACGCCGCGCTCGAGGGCGCGCGCGGATGA
- a CDS encoding MraY family glycosyltransferase encodes MSEHHPSAGILYAAAFAIAAIVSLLATPLVVRLALRLGIVDNDGADRRMHDQPKPRVGGIAVFFGFAFALFAVLGVSFASPLGLLPAADQFDAVHRLVGLLFGSLLILGVGIWDDVMQMRPRNKLVAQVVVALISMLYGFVIPGINNPFDHNPGTNWIDFPLWLGVPLTLLWYVGMMNAINFLDGLDGLLAGVAAISSLFLFVIAVLHGNPVVALVVAALTGAALGFLPYNFNPARIILGDAGSLFIGYVFATVSIIGASKTAIAISVVVPLLVLALPVLDTAAAIVRRARSGKRITEADRGHFHHQLIFRFGLNVRQAVLLLYAVCFVLGAVALAFSGEFTHVFHRA; translated from the coding sequence ATGAGCGAGCATCACCCGAGCGCCGGCATACTCTACGCCGCGGCGTTCGCTATCGCCGCGATCGTCAGTCTCCTGGCAACGCCGCTCGTCGTGCGGCTCGCGCTGCGCTTGGGAATCGTCGACAACGATGGCGCCGATCGCCGCATGCACGATCAGCCCAAGCCGCGCGTCGGCGGCATCGCGGTCTTCTTCGGTTTCGCGTTCGCGCTCTTCGCCGTGCTCGGCGTCTCGTTCGCATCGCCGCTCGGGCTCTTGCCCGCGGCCGATCAGTTCGACGCGGTCCACCGGCTCGTCGGGCTGCTCTTCGGCAGCCTTCTGATCCTCGGCGTCGGCATCTGGGACGACGTGATGCAGATGCGCCCGCGCAACAAGCTCGTCGCGCAGGTCGTCGTCGCGTTGATCTCGATGCTCTACGGCTTCGTCATTCCGGGGATCAACAATCCGTTCGATCACAATCCGGGAACGAACTGGATCGACTTCCCGCTCTGGCTCGGCGTGCCGCTGACGCTGCTCTGGTACGTCGGGATGATGAACGCGATCAACTTTCTCGACGGCCTCGACGGGCTCTTGGCGGGCGTCGCCGCCATCTCGAGCCTCTTCCTCTTCGTGATCGCCGTGCTGCACGGCAATCCGGTCGTCGCGCTCGTCGTTGCCGCGCTCACCGGTGCGGCGCTCGGCTTCCTTCCGTATAACTTCAATCCGGCGCGCATCATCCTTGGCGACGCCGGCTCGCTCTTCATCGGCTACGTCTTCGCGACCGTCTCGATCATCGGCGCAAGCAAGACGGCGATCGCGATCAGCGTCGTCGTGCCGCTCTTGGTGCTCGCGTTGCCGGTGCTCGACACCGCGGCGGCGATCGTGCGGCGAGCCCGCAGCGGCAAGCGGATCACCGAAGCGGATCGCGGCCACTTTCATCATCAGTTGATCTTCCGTTTCGGGCTCAACGTGCGGCAGGCCGTGCTGCTCCTCTACGCCGTCTGCTTCGTGCTGGGCGCGGTCGCGCTCGCCTTCTCCGGCGAGTTCACGCACGTCTTCCATCGCGCGTAG
- the wecB gene encoding UDP-N-acetylglucosamine 2-epimerase (non-hydrolyzing), protein MSVFGTRPDTIKMAPVVRALRAHPEIDDLVCVTAQHRRMLDDLLRLFGITPDFDLDVMTEDQTLTDVTTRVLSGMEGVLREAAPDVVLVHGDTTTSTAAALAAFYRRIAVGHVEAGLRTKNRWLPYPEEMNRRLTATIASYHFAPTPLAREHLLAENVDAADIVVTGNTVIDAFLETAARADLPQPPGWGALDPQRPTIVVTAHRRENHPHMREICDALREIAADASQPQLYWPVHPSPRVAPVAHEILDGVAGVVLVEPIDYAEMVAAVKGCAFVLTDSGGLQEEAPCLGKPVLVMREETERPEGLLAGTLELVGPDRGRIVAAAQRLLHDPRVYGKMAHAVNPYGDGRSAERIAQWLWARLRGGAYPQPFSP, encoded by the coding sequence ATGAGCGTCTTCGGGACGCGCCCCGACACCATTAAGATGGCGCCGGTAGTGCGCGCGCTCCGCGCGCACCCGGAGATCGACGATCTCGTCTGCGTGACGGCGCAGCACCGCCGGATGCTCGACGATCTCCTGAGGCTCTTCGGGATAACGCCCGACTTCGATCTCGACGTCATGACCGAAGATCAGACGCTGACCGACGTGACGACGCGCGTGCTCTCCGGCATGGAGGGCGTCTTGCGCGAAGCCGCGCCCGACGTCGTGCTCGTTCACGGCGACACGACGACGAGCACCGCGGCGGCGCTCGCGGCGTTCTATCGGCGAATCGCGGTCGGGCACGTCGAGGCCGGCTTGCGCACGAAGAACCGTTGGCTGCCCTATCCCGAGGAGATGAACCGGCGCCTCACCGCGACGATCGCGTCGTACCATTTCGCGCCGACGCCGCTCGCGCGCGAGCACTTGCTCGCCGAGAACGTCGACGCGGCAGACATCGTCGTCACGGGAAACACGGTGATCGATGCCTTCCTCGAAACGGCCGCGCGCGCCGATCTTCCGCAGCCGCCCGGATGGGGCGCGCTCGATCCGCAGCGGCCGACGATCGTCGTGACCGCGCACCGTCGCGAGAATCACCCGCACATGCGCGAGATCTGCGACGCGTTGCGCGAGATCGCCGCGGACGCATCGCAGCCGCAACTCTACTGGCCGGTGCATCCGTCGCCGCGCGTCGCACCGGTCGCGCACGAGATCCTCGACGGCGTCGCCGGCGTCGTCTTGGTCGAGCCGATCGATTATGCGGAGATGGTCGCGGCGGTCAAAGGCTGCGCGTTCGTGCTCACCGACTCGGGCGGTCTGCAAGAAGAGGCTCCGTGTCTCGGCAAACCCGTGCTCGTGATGCGCGAGGAGACGGAGCGCCCCGAGGGTCTGCTCGCCGGAACGCTCGAACTGGTCGGGCCCGATCGCGGGCGCATCGTCGCGGCCGCGCAGCGCCTTCTCCACGATCCGCGCGTCTACGGGAAGATGGCCCACGCCGTGAACCCGTACGGCGACGGACGCTCCGCCGAGCGAATCGCGCAGTGGCTCTGGGCGCGGTTGCGCGGGGGTGCGTACCCGCAGCCGTTCAGTCCGTGA
- a CDS encoding AtpZ/AtpI family protein produces MKSVLPVLGAGGTFAVTTVAGLLAGIWLADRARAPVLAAVGLFAGLAIGGYTAYRLLLRSL; encoded by the coding sequence GTGAAATCGGTCCTGCCGGTCCTGGGTGCGGGCGGCACGTTCGCGGTTACGACGGTGGCCGGGCTGCTCGCCGGAATATGGCTGGCCGACCGGGCGAGGGCGCCGGTCTTGGCCGCCGTCGGCCTCTTCGCCGGCCTGGCGATTGGAGGCTACACCGCCTACCGGCTTCTCCTGCGGTCGCTGTAA
- the atpB gene encoding F0F1 ATP synthase subunit A, whose translation MQENLGEHLLWHVPVLGPVHADTIVTTWIVMALALAFFAWVGASYRHPSQTKRQVVVEGVVNYVADLATSTLGKRGEPFVPFFIALFVFIFLLNQFGMLPLRALGLPVGGSPTADLNTTVPLALTVWLATWLLFPTSHAKHLVQPFAWLLPINLIEEFSRPLTLAARLFFNIFVGELLFLIVSSIIQAHITIGALNLSLAVTVAPFFIQFFNFFVGTVQAFVFTLLAIVYFSLAIGESH comes from the coding sequence GTGCAAGAGAACCTAGGCGAGCATCTCCTCTGGCACGTGCCGGTGCTGGGGCCCGTGCATGCGGATACGATCGTTACGACGTGGATCGTCATGGCGCTCGCACTCGCCTTCTTCGCGTGGGTAGGCGCGAGCTATCGTCATCCCAGCCAGACCAAACGTCAGGTCGTAGTCGAAGGCGTCGTCAACTACGTCGCCGATCTTGCGACGAGCACGCTCGGGAAGCGCGGCGAGCCGTTCGTTCCGTTTTTCATCGCCCTCTTCGTCTTCATCTTTTTGCTCAATCAGTTCGGCATGCTGCCGTTGCGGGCGCTGGGGCTTCCGGTCGGCGGCTCTCCGACCGCCGACCTCAACACGACGGTTCCGCTGGCTCTCACCGTATGGCTGGCGACGTGGCTCTTGTTCCCAACGTCGCACGCAAAACATTTGGTCCAGCCGTTTGCTTGGCTTCTGCCGATCAACCTCATCGAAGAGTTTTCGCGGCCGCTGACGCTCGCGGCCCGTCTCTTCTTCAACATCTTCGTCGGCGAGTTGCTCTTCCTGATCGTCTCGTCGATCATCCAAGCGCACATCACGATCGGCGCGCTCAATCTCTCGCTTGCGGTAACCGTCGCCCCGTTCTTCATTCAGTTCTTTAACTTTTTCGTCGGCACCGTCCAAGCGTTCGTTTTTACCCTCTTGGCGATCGTCTATTTCTCGCTGGCGATCGGCGAAAGTCATTAA
- the atpE gene encoding F0F1 ATP synthase subunit C, with protein MSPEALVAAFTLLAFGIIVAGVAFGSAIGDGIVASKAVEAIARQPEARPNIMTFMFLGVGVLEAFPIIALGLAFYMIFGLAPLAALMAKVTGH; from the coding sequence TTGAGTCCTGAAGCGTTAGTAGCCGCGTTTACCCTGCTGGCGTTCGGCATCATCGTCGCCGGCGTCGCGTTCGGTTCGGCCATCGGCGACGGCATCGTCGCCAGCAAGGCGGTCGAGGCGATCGCCCGTCAACCCGAAGCGCGTCCGAACATCATGACGTTCATGTTTCTCGGCGTCGGCGTGCTGGAAGCGTTCCCGATCATCGCGTTGGGTCTCGCATTCTACATGATCTTTGGCTTGGCGCCGCTGGCGGCGCTCATGGCGAAGGTGACGGGCCACTAA
- a CDS encoding ATP synthase F0 subunit B: MFLSLDGTLVVQLINFAIFFALLNVVFLRPVSRAIVKRRAYIDGLVADYDRYQEEARKLREEAEAVRSAARRKAEHGIAAARAAASNEAAEISRRYAQETKSTVEAAQSIVAAELEKARVGEGEVVRRLANVMLDRVVPEAAR, translated from the coding sequence ATGTTCCTATCTCTCGACGGAACGCTCGTCGTTCAGCTGATCAACTTCGCGATCTTCTTCGCGTTGTTGAACGTCGTCTTTCTGCGCCCCGTCAGCCGCGCGATCGTGAAACGCCGCGCCTACATCGACGGCCTCGTCGCCGACTACGACCGGTATCAAGAGGAAGCGCGGAAGCTGCGGGAAGAGGCCGAAGCGGTTCGTTCCGCCGCTCGTCGTAAGGCCGAGCACGGCATCGCCGCGGCGCGGGCCGCGGCGTCGAACGAAGCCGCCGAGATATCGAGGCGGTACGCGCAAGAGACGAAGAGCACCGTCGAGGCCGCGCAGAGCATTGTCGCAGCCGAGCTCGAGAAAGCGCGCGTCGGTGAGGGAGAGGTCGTGCGCCGGCTCGCAAACGTCATGCTCGATCGGGTCGTGCCGGAGGCCGCTCGATGA
- a CDS encoding ATP synthase F0 subunit B has product MSDAQFYIKLALWSQVVSSAVFIAALLYVWFRWIVPVVMAAQERSNRQIAEAERRRDEVKGALETLRREIEGAHHDAKLIEARAEERGDHERQALIDEATAAGERALQDAGRELERGRAAARTLLRDELFERALALARADAARTVDRALDARLVERCVGSLERAAHG; this is encoded by the coding sequence ATGAGCGACGCGCAGTTCTACATCAAGCTCGCGCTCTGGAGCCAGGTCGTCTCGTCGGCCGTCTTCATCGCCGCGCTCCTCTACGTCTGGTTCCGTTGGATCGTTCCGGTCGTCATGGCCGCGCAGGAACGCAGCAATCGGCAGATAGCGGAAGCCGAACGCCGCCGCGACGAGGTCAAAGGCGCGCTCGAGACGCTGCGGCGCGAGATCGAAGGGGCGCACCACGACGCAAAGCTGATCGAGGCGCGCGCGGAAGAACGGGGCGATCACGAACGGCAGGCGCTGATCGACGAGGCGACGGCCGCGGGCGAGCGCGCGCTGCAAGACGCCGGGCGCGAGCTGGAACGGGGGCGCGCCGCAGCGCGAACGCTCCTGCGCGACGAATTGTTCGAGCGCGCGCTGGCACTCGCCCGCGCCGACGCCGCGCGCACCGTCGACCGCGCGCTCGACGCGCGGCTCGTCGAGCGCTGCGTCGGTTCCCTCGAGCGGGCCGCGCATGGTTAA
- the atpH gene encoding ATP synthase F1 subunit delta — protein MVNQTLARRYAIAIAAVARERNAVERVSADLRAVAAAIGAPGIVRDFFESPVIDRPSKERLLAKVFAGKLHEVALHSVLLLVRKRRENLLAAIVAEYLALERAARGVELLTVESARPLERSEVTSLVARLESVYGKKYEVTEVVDPELIGGLRIMMGDRRIDASIEGRLEALSRELAQTS, from the coding sequence ATGGTTAACCAGACGCTCGCGCGACGCTATGCGATCGCGATCGCCGCGGTAGCGCGAGAGCGCAACGCCGTCGAGCGCGTGAGCGCCGACCTGCGAGCCGTCGCGGCCGCCATCGGAGCCCCCGGCATCGTACGCGACTTCTTCGAATCGCCGGTGATCGATCGCCCCTCGAAAGAACGTCTGCTCGCAAAGGTCTTCGCGGGAAAGCTTCACGAGGTCGCGCTGCACTCCGTATTGCTGCTCGTTCGCAAACGGCGCGAGAACCTGCTGGCGGCGATCGTGGCCGAGTATCTGGCGCTCGAACGAGCGGCGCGCGGCGTCGAGTTGCTGACCGTCGAATCGGCGCGTCCGCTCGAACGCTCCGAGGTGACGAGCCTCGTCGCGCGGCTCGAAAGCGTCTACGGAAAGAAGTACGAGGTGACGGAGGTCGTCGATCCCGAGTTGATCGGCGGTCTGCGCATCATGATGGGCGACCGCCGCATCGACGCTTCGATCGAAGGGCGCCTCGAAGCGCTCTCGCGCGAGCTCGCGCAAACATCGTAA